The proteins below come from a single Chitinophaga pinensis DSM 2588 genomic window:
- a CDS encoding glycosyltransferase, producing the protein MSKFMFVVPPFFGHISPTLSVGGSLLARGHEVIWVGLKELGAEHIPAGGQFIVPHKELAPYQSAIQAILKLQDEGPKLSGVETLKLALEDTYIPFAKYMLAGVSGIADEFRPDVIISDCITFAGALCAHIKDIPCVTTTPVPPDVTGDAMQSPKIFEWQQNLIRSLQREVGIYTDEYVIHSREMNIVFTSQEFAGSKDPLPHMRFVGPVKGRPNNTPFDWDQLARVMSPKVFVSLGTLLVDIRKEFFQKLIDAFADEPITIVAATDPAIFPQWPDNFIVQGFVPQSELMPHMHAVICHGGFNTVNDAFVNGLPMLITPIAYDHFHTASLIENAGCGIKLRYKRLRVPDLKAAMWEVLDNPKYRKSAQYIRETFIKAGGNDKAVALLETFAKEKQSTLSV; encoded by the coding sequence ATGTCAAAATTTATGTTCGTAGTGCCGCCATTCTTTGGGCACATCAGTCCTACCCTGAGTGTGGGTGGCAGTTTGCTGGCCCGGGGTCATGAAGTGATATGGGTAGGCTTGAAAGAACTCGGAGCAGAACATATCCCTGCCGGCGGACAATTCATTGTACCGCACAAAGAACTCGCGCCTTACCAATCTGCTATACAGGCCATACTCAAGCTACAGGATGAAGGCCCGAAACTGTCAGGTGTGGAAACATTGAAACTGGCGCTGGAAGATACCTATATCCCGTTTGCAAAATATATGCTGGCAGGTGTATCGGGAATAGCAGATGAATTCAGACCTGATGTAATCATCAGTGACTGTATCACCTTTGCCGGAGCACTATGCGCACATATTAAAGATATTCCCTGTGTAACGACGACACCGGTGCCTCCTGATGTAACAGGAGATGCCATGCAGTCGCCGAAGATATTTGAATGGCAGCAAAACCTGATCAGATCATTACAACGTGAGGTAGGCATCTATACGGATGAATATGTGATCCATTCCCGGGAGATGAACATTGTATTCACCTCACAGGAGTTTGCAGGTAGTAAAGATCCGCTGCCTCATATGCGTTTTGTAGGACCGGTAAAGGGCAGGCCCAATAATACGCCTTTTGACTGGGATCAGCTGGCAAGAGTCATGTCACCGAAAGTATTTGTATCACTGGGTACATTGCTGGTAGATATCAGGAAAGAGTTCTTTCAGAAACTGATAGACGCATTTGCGGATGAACCTATTACCATCGTAGCGGCGACTGACCCGGCTATCTTTCCGCAATGGCCGGACAATTTTATCGTACAGGGCTTTGTGCCACAATCGGAATTAATGCCACATATGCATGCGGTGATCTGTCATGGTGGTTTTAATACCGTGAATGATGCTTTTGTGAACGGATTGCCCATGCTGATCACCCCTATCGCCTACGACCATTTCCATACCGCTTCCCTGATTGAAAATGCAGGCTGCGGAATCAAATTACGTTATAAAAGACTACGCGTCCCTGATCTGAAAGCGGCGATGTGGGAGGTACTGGACAATCCAAAGTACCGGAAATCAGCACAATATATCAGGGAGACATTTATCAAAGCCGGCGGCAACGACAAAGCGGTCGCATTACTGGAAACATTTGCAAAGGAGAAACAAAGTACCCTATCTGTTTAA
- a CDS encoding glycosyltransferase, with protein MASFAFIVPPLMGHINPTLSLGAALLQRGHRVGWIGLDATLAGKLPEGGELLHIQYDQDDAAKKDNEQYLDQITKKNVSGIESIKFLYEDVLIPLNRFMYDGIVSILQRFQPDVIIHDHQLFAGAIAAYQLEIPYATSVTAPAAIKMMEDLPGIHEWEIRQIVGLQQELGIPGDTSVATSEALTLVYTSKAFFGDMALPDHYKFVGPVILNRQSLHPFDWERFRQLVKQPRVLVSIGTTFDHSYKKDFFGKVIAALGGEPVSVIVVSDVSLFEEWPDNFIVQEKVPQLELLPYLDAVVCHGGHNTVCETLSHGLPLVVIPIAYDQSHVAGRVIQAESGVRLNYKRFKAEHLKTAVRDVLTNPSYKTAAQRIQHSFAQAGGAATAIALLEELAIPKHFHH; from the coding sequence ATGGCAAGCTTTGCGTTTATAGTTCCCCCGCTGATGGGGCATATTAATCCGACGCTTAGTCTGGGAGCCGCGCTACTACAACGCGGACACCGGGTAGGCTGGATCGGTCTTGATGCGACACTGGCAGGTAAGCTACCGGAAGGAGGTGAACTGTTACACATACAATACGACCAGGATGATGCTGCTAAAAAAGACAATGAGCAATATCTTGATCAGATCACCAAAAAGAATGTTTCCGGTATTGAAAGTATCAAGTTCCTGTATGAGGATGTCCTGATCCCGCTGAACAGGTTTATGTATGATGGCATCGTCAGTATACTACAGCGCTTTCAGCCAGATGTTATTATACATGATCATCAGTTGTTTGCCGGCGCTATTGCAGCCTATCAGCTGGAAATACCCTATGCTACCTCTGTTACTGCACCAGCAGCCATTAAAATGATGGAAGACCTGCCGGGTATACATGAATGGGAGATCAGACAGATCGTAGGTTTACAGCAGGAACTGGGTATTCCCGGAGACACTTCCGTAGCCACCTCTGAAGCCCTGACATTGGTATATACCTCTAAAGCTTTTTTTGGCGATATGGCGCTACCGGACCATTATAAGTTTGTAGGCCCGGTGATACTGAACAGGCAATCCCTTCATCCATTCGACTGGGAGCGGTTCAGGCAGTTGGTTAAACAACCACGGGTACTGGTGTCGATCGGCACTACATTCGACCATAGTTATAAAAAAGATTTTTTCGGAAAGGTCATAGCAGCATTAGGCGGAGAGCCTGTCTCTGTGATCGTCGTGTCAGACGTCAGTCTGTTTGAAGAGTGGCCTGACAATTTTATCGTACAGGAGAAAGTTCCGCAGCTGGAACTCCTGCCTTATCTGGATGCAGTCGTGTGCCATGGCGGCCATAACACCGTATGTGAAACCTTATCTCATGGCCTGCCATTGGTGGTTATCCCTATAGCCTATGATCAATCGCATGTGGCAGGAAGAGTGATACAGGCGGAAAGCGGTGTACGACTGAATTATAAACGGTTTAAGGCGGAACATCTGAAAACGGCTGTACGGGACGTACTGACCAATCCATCCTATAAAACAGCTGCACAACGCATACAGCATTCCTTTGCGCAGGCAGGTGGCGCGGCCACTGCCATTGCTTTACTGGAAGAACTGGCTATCCCTAAACATTTCCATCATTAA
- a CDS encoding acyl carrier protein, whose translation MDAITTQQPLSNEQIFNLLKTFITEVIGEEFVEDLDISRESSFTRDLEMDSIEIVSFSEKVKSHFGEHIDFTGWLSGMDLDQLINLKLDDIIKYIESCQSSK comes from the coding sequence ATGGACGCTATAACTACTCAGCAGCCTTTAAGCAATGAACAGATCTTCAACCTGCTTAAAACCTTCATTACTGAAGTGATCGGAGAAGAATTTGTGGAAGACCTGGATATTTCACGTGAGAGTTCTTTTACGAGAGATCTTGAGATGGACAGCATCGAGATCGTCTCCTTCTCTGAAAAAGTAAAGTCACACTTCGGTGAGCATATTGACTTCACCGGCTGGCTCTCTGGTATGGACCTGGACCAGCTGATCAATCTCAAACTGGACGACATCATTAAATACATTGAATCATGCCAGTCATCAAAGTAA
- a CDS encoding condensation domain-containing protein, with protein sequence MNRKLILGERIMYVDSTATVNCIFTAKVRGQLTLEGLIYALAKIQQKHPLLGVVIREDETGRPYFVSETKILPIPVQITERRSDEDWQRISAEQWRQSFDVAKGPLARLIWLRSDEVSELILVCAHCICDGSSILTLMRELLQVLDKPETRLIAYPAFEDIRTFIPNSLINNIGLKIRLRLLSGLAWLVLRFKTRGKIPPPGPHYLVHLKLDKAATSQLANRCKTEQTTMHAAFAVAFMEAHRQIMGVASHGKVISPVDIRRFIPEIKQDQLFAFAPIAELTTSAEKGADFWARARQLKNDLTAAIDKMDIRKLLFTSDYFHSAGKYMVKLLKQTDGTHDVTLSNMGRLDIPEQYENFILETIYSPSAAFPWRNANTLVISTFGGQADFSFISQEAFLPAEKARTILQQMQVLLSTNHEHAPAH encoded by the coding sequence ATGAATAGAAAACTAATACTGGGTGAGCGGATCATGTACGTTGATAGCACGGCTACCGTGAACTGTATTTTTACAGCGAAGGTACGTGGTCAGCTTACCCTGGAAGGATTAATATATGCCCTGGCAAAGATCCAGCAGAAACACCCGTTGCTGGGTGTTGTGATCAGGGAAGACGAGACGGGCAGGCCCTATTTCGTGTCGGAAACCAAGATCCTCCCTATTCCGGTACAGATAACAGAGCGCCGTTCGGACGAAGACTGGCAGCGCATATCTGCTGAACAGTGGCGGCAATCGTTTGATGTAGCGAAAGGACCGCTGGCCAGACTGATATGGTTGCGCTCCGATGAGGTATCGGAACTGATACTGGTGTGTGCACATTGCATTTGTGATGGCAGCTCTATTCTGACCTTAATGCGGGAGTTACTGCAGGTACTGGATAAACCTGAGACACGCCTGATTGCTTATCCGGCATTTGAAGATATCCGGACATTCATTCCGAATTCGCTGATCAATAATATAGGCTTAAAGATCAGACTCCGTTTATTATCAGGATTGGCATGGCTGGTACTTCGTTTTAAAACACGCGGGAAAATACCGCCGCCGGGGCCTCATTATCTGGTACACCTGAAACTGGACAAAGCAGCGACTTCACAACTGGCGAACCGTTGCAAAACAGAACAAACGACCATGCATGCCGCATTTGCGGTAGCTTTTATGGAAGCGCACCGGCAGATCATGGGAGTGGCCTCCCATGGGAAAGTGATCTCCCCTGTAGATATCCGAAGGTTTATTCCTGAGATCAAACAGGATCAGTTATTTGCCTTTGCGCCGATAGCGGAACTGACGACCAGCGCAGAGAAAGGAGCTGATTTTTGGGCCAGGGCACGCCAGCTGAAAAATGACCTGACGGCTGCTATAGATAAAATGGATATACGAAAACTCCTGTTCACCAGTGACTATTTCCATTCGGCAGGCAAATACATGGTCAAATTATTAAAACAAACGGACGGCACACATGACGTTACGCTGTCCAATATGGGCAGACTGGACATCCCGGAACAGTATGAAAACTTTATACTGGAAACGATCTATAGTCCCAGTGCCGCCTTTCCCTGGCGAAATGCCAACACGCTTGTGATCAGTACTTTCGGTGGACAGGCAGACTTTTCTTTTATCTCACAGGAGGCGTTTCTACCGGCGGAAAAAGCCCGGACTATTCTGCAACAAATGCAGGTTCTACTATCCACAAACCATGAGCATGCACCCGCGCATTAA
- a CDS encoding condensation domain-containing protein, which translates to MKRKLLLPERLMLGDGTAPFNGVYAIRINGVITAAGLSVALAKVQAKHPLLRAAVRNDATGAPWFELPAVHQPIPLIIKERTTSVDWQQEVRDAWASVFNLEAGPLINLTWLKGDAQSELILTFHHSMCDGGGGLMLVRELLAVADDPEKEIGIHPSFTTLEDIVPAHILHGKKEIFKAKLKALFIKGALASISAFVSTRGRQPISRQQDYLLHWKLDRQVSAALFQYCATKEVTVNTALCVAFLSAFKQVKGAKALNKIICPVDIRRFIPEITKDVIFSFGLSLELSLNHAQDVSFWERARLLQTVASQKIKKMNPYAFMLPFEYAHSGIKYMRKFLTYGKPVYDLMFSNMGKLDIPEQYQTFAVDTIFSPTVIGPFSNPTTIITSTYKGQIDFSFVSNYQVLDYQDALAIKEKAMALLTEELPVQAPEAALSSII; encoded by the coding sequence ATGAAAAGAAAACTATTGCTTCCCGAAAGACTCATGCTAGGAGACGGGACAGCCCCCTTTAACGGTGTTTATGCAATCAGGATAAACGGCGTAATCACAGCTGCCGGATTATCTGTTGCATTAGCCAAAGTGCAGGCGAAACATCCCCTGTTACGGGCAGCCGTCCGCAATGATGCTACCGGCGCTCCATGGTTTGAGCTACCGGCAGTCCATCAGCCAATCCCGCTGATCATTAAAGAACGTACGACTTCCGTCGACTGGCAGCAGGAAGTCAGGGATGCATGGGCAAGTGTTTTCAATCTTGAAGCAGGTCCCCTGATTAACCTGACCTGGTTAAAGGGGGATGCGCAATCAGAACTGATATTAACCTTTCATCACAGCATGTGTGATGGAGGCGGAGGATTGATGCTGGTCAGAGAGCTGCTGGCTGTGGCGGATGATCCTGAAAAAGAGATTGGTATACACCCTTCTTTCACCACCCTGGAAGATATCGTGCCGGCTCATATCCTGCATGGTAAAAAGGAGATATTTAAAGCAAAACTGAAGGCACTGTTTATAAAGGGAGCACTGGCCAGTATATCAGCTTTTGTCAGCACCCGGGGCAGACAGCCCATCAGCAGGCAACAGGATTACCTGTTACACTGGAAACTGGACCGGCAGGTATCAGCTGCCTTGTTCCAATATTGTGCGACGAAGGAGGTAACAGTCAATACGGCACTCTGCGTGGCCTTCCTAAGCGCCTTTAAACAGGTGAAGGGAGCAAAGGCGCTGAATAAGATTATCTGTCCGGTGGATATCCGCAGGTTTATTCCTGAGATCACAAAAGACGTAATCTTTTCTTTTGGATTATCGCTGGAATTATCGCTCAATCATGCGCAGGATGTTTCATTCTGGGAACGGGCCAGGTTGTTGCAGACAGTCGCCTCCCAGAAAATAAAAAAGATGAACCCTTATGCTTTTATGTTGCCTTTTGAATATGCACATAGCGGTATTAAATATATGCGGAAGTTCCTGACGTATGGCAAACCGGTGTATGACCTGATGTTTTCCAATATGGGTAAACTGGATATCCCGGAGCAGTATCAGACCTTTGCTGTAGATACGATTTTTAGTCCGACGGTGATAGGACCATTTTCTAACCCAACCACCATCATTACCTCCACTTACAAAGGGCAGATCGACTTTTCATTTGTATCCAATTACCAGGTACTCGATTATCAGGATGCATTAGCTATCAAGGAAAAAGCGATGGCGCTGTTGACAGAAGAGTTACCTGTACAGGCGCCTGAAGCAGCCCTGTCATCAATTATTTAA
- a CDS encoding alpha/beta fold hydrolase: MPVIKVKNNSVHIQEYNKGAKETIVLIHGMFSNLSVYYFNIAPVLAQSFHVVLYDMKSHGMSDRCEYGYDLLSMTDDLRDLMDALHLKSVYLAGYSYGGLVAMKMAMRYPARVKKLAVIEAPDPSDSETLSIIDIYSKEFLVDYINNYTDTTRMRVGKRQLDKNHRMYEFLFYRTSIKEDMHNERFFFSAEALDSIPQETLLIYGKSSNCLPSGRKLYHTIPRSKLILIEGDHNLPIQQPAETAGKLKDFFEGWQIKIKQINNRLWQALRL, from the coding sequence ATGCCAGTCATCAAAGTAAAAAACAACAGCGTTCATATCCAGGAATACAATAAGGGTGCGAAAGAAACGATTGTATTAATCCATGGTATGTTCAGCAATCTCTCTGTGTATTATTTCAATATCGCACCTGTGCTTGCACAGTCTTTTCACGTGGTGTTATATGACATGAAAAGTCATGGTATGAGCGATCGCTGTGAGTATGGCTATGACCTGCTGTCTATGACAGACGACCTTCGTGACCTGATGGATGCATTACATCTGAAATCGGTATACCTGGCTGGTTACAGTTATGGTGGACTGGTAGCCATGAAAATGGCGATGCGATATCCCGCCAGGGTGAAAAAACTGGCGGTGATCGAAGCACCTGACCCCAGTGACAGCGAAACACTGAGCATCATCGATATCTACAGCAAAGAATTCCTGGTAGACTATATCAACAATTATACGGATACCACGCGTATGCGCGTAGGTAAGCGGCAGCTGGATAAAAATCACCGGATGTATGAATTCCTATTTTATCGGACCAGTATTAAGGAAGATATGCATAATGAACGCTTCTTCTTCTCTGCTGAGGCGCTGGACAGTATTCCACAGGAAACACTGCTGATCTATGGCAAATCATCCAATTGTCTGCCGTCGGGCAGGAAGCTATATCACACCATACCCCGTTCCAAACTGATACTTATCGAGGGAGATCATAATCTGCCGATACAACAGCCGGCAGAAACAGCAGGTAAACTGAAAGATTTCTTTGAAGGATGGCAGATCAAAATCAAACAGATCAATAACAGACTATGGCAAGCTTTGCGTTTATAG
- a CDS encoding type I polyketide synthase: MKKQVDAAIIGMSGIFPGAGDIHTFWQNIIHKRDAIQPVPGHRLDASYFDTRSTDVDRFYCRKGGFIDDYAWFDPIQFGILPLAVEGTEPEQLLTLTLARQALQDAGVTDSHAPLDRTGIIIGKGNYTGPGATRAIEIVRTGEQIVQVLQNLLPDLGQEALDKVKKEFQQQKGRFGPDTAMGLIPNLVASLVANRLNLGGAAYTIDAACASSLLAIDHAIQELSTGRSDMIIAGGVHVSQNAPFWSIFTQLGALSRRQQIRPFDQQADGLLIGEGCGFVVLKKLEDALRDQDRIYAVIKGTGVSSDGAGTSVMSPSVKGQARAIRQAWEAAGVLLDEVGYIEAHGTGTPLGDRTELETLAGVFGQAGKLPKAGIGSVKSMIGHTMPAAGIAGLIKTALALYHGKLPPTLHCDTPLDIMEQTRFAPVTTPLDWQETGLPKRAGINAFGFGGINAHVVVEGISEQMMPARKLFHGNAPATPVLLLLARESQQALIQALEQQDADPGQGDYRIALFDPTPDRIRKAVKIVERNSPWRNKQDIWFTNTPLISKGGKVAFLFPGLDGLAGGETDSVAEYFQLPLTATTTVGNEGVWESAVQLLEKSHVLDTALKQLGVYPDMNAGHSLGEWLAGRSSGLAAESSVRMLLQELNPAAFEQKNTRFLVVGCGYERLAPMLENIADIHLSMDNCPQQVILCGTNEAVDQLIPVLRSAQLFHQVLPFQSGFHSPFVAGKLDMLLKGISQVEFRETTIPLWSATTLSTYPNDFEAIRQLSIDHLIKPVRFRQLITQLYDEGVRVFIQAGSGGLTGFVDDTLKGQSYSALSANIPTRTGLAQLQRVLAALFVEGKAVDLSFLGISNVQTKAGPKGTPVKLQLGSPIVKNIAALASLRPTHARTAVPIATTPVMQSFLDNCEEITAIQEEIIALFNTSATVPDKRTPVSRQLDISLENTPYLIDHALLRQKPGWHCPDDMDPVIPMTMIFELFADIAAEHAAGNKVKSISQIQVFQWMNVASPFREIVKGEWQDPHTISMSIDKYAQALVTVTDRQEIAPALHLHAGTPLSISRTPAEIYEQHMFHGPAYQGIRKIITVGDKGITGIIESSSGKGSLLDNAGQLFGLWLQLTLEKDRIAFPVKIQEVLFYEDMEDQQGVFECTCQLTEMTADTATADFILRRDNRTWAIIRGWQNARLEIDEPLWKVSMSPLHNSLSEEIAPGIFLFRNSYQRVVSWDFIMKRYFNQAEKADLRAMLPNKRKERIISRVAAKDAVRALLKQEKQEAYYPIEFEIRNDALGKPFPEGSMTKDLHISLAHKDKEAVGIARSGRPAGIDIELIAEKTHGFIELSFHPEELALLPATDKTEWIIRCWVAKEAYGKYLGKGLQGNPKKYKIDSISGETLTIGDITVQTIKHNNYIIGWTL; encoded by the coding sequence ATGAAAAAACAGGTTGACGCTGCTATTATAGGGATGTCCGGCATCTTTCCCGGCGCCGGTGACATACATACGTTCTGGCAAAACATTATTCATAAAAGAGACGCTATCCAGCCTGTGCCTGGTCACCGGCTGGACGCCAGTTATTTTGATACCCGCTCCACGGATGTAGATCGATTCTATTGCCGGAAAGGAGGCTTCATCGATGATTATGCCTGGTTTGATCCTATCCAGTTCGGTATTCTGCCACTAGCAGTAGAAGGGACGGAACCGGAACAACTCCTTACCCTTACATTAGCCAGACAGGCATTACAGGATGCCGGCGTAACAGACAGCCATGCGCCGCTGGACAGGACGGGCATTATCATCGGGAAGGGTAATTATACGGGTCCGGGAGCTACCAGGGCCATCGAGATTGTGCGTACAGGAGAACAGATCGTACAGGTGTTACAAAACCTGCTACCCGATCTGGGACAGGAAGCCCTGGACAAAGTCAAAAAGGAGTTCCAGCAGCAGAAAGGACGTTTCGGTCCGGATACGGCTATGGGACTGATCCCCAACCTGGTTGCCTCACTGGTCGCAAACCGTTTGAATCTGGGCGGGGCAGCTTATACCATTGATGCGGCCTGCGCCAGTTCATTGCTTGCCATAGATCACGCTATACAGGAATTAAGCACCGGCAGGTCAGACATGATCATTGCCGGTGGTGTTCACGTATCACAGAATGCTCCTTTCTGGAGCATCTTTACCCAGCTGGGCGCACTATCCCGGCGTCAGCAGATCCGTCCCTTCGATCAACAAGCGGACGGCCTGCTGATTGGAGAAGGATGCGGATTTGTAGTATTGAAAAAGCTGGAAGATGCACTCCGTGACCAGGATAGGATCTATGCTGTCATTAAAGGAACGGGCGTATCCAGTGACGGAGCAGGTACCAGTGTGATGAGTCCTTCTGTAAAAGGACAGGCCAGAGCGATCAGGCAAGCCTGGGAAGCCGCAGGTGTATTACTGGACGAAGTAGGTTATATAGAGGCCCATGGCACCGGTACACCACTGGGCGACAGAACAGAACTGGAAACACTGGCGGGTGTATTTGGTCAGGCAGGTAAATTGCCAAAAGCAGGTATAGGCTCTGTCAAATCAATGATAGGGCACACCATGCCTGCTGCAGGTATTGCAGGACTGATTAAAACAGCACTGGCATTGTATCATGGGAAATTGCCTCCTACCCTGCATTGCGATACCCCGCTGGATATCATGGAACAGACACGTTTTGCACCTGTCACGACGCCGCTGGACTGGCAGGAAACAGGATTACCCAAACGTGCCGGTATCAATGCCTTCGGCTTCGGAGGCATCAATGCACATGTAGTGGTAGAAGGCATCAGTGAACAAATGATGCCTGCCCGCAAATTATTCCATGGCAATGCGCCTGCAACACCGGTATTGTTATTACTGGCCAGAGAAAGTCAACAGGCATTGATACAGGCGCTGGAGCAACAGGATGCAGATCCTGGTCAGGGCGACTACCGTATTGCGCTCTTTGATCCTACACCTGATCGTATCCGCAAGGCTGTTAAGATCGTAGAGCGGAACTCGCCCTGGCGCAATAAACAGGATATCTGGTTTACCAATACGCCACTCATCAGTAAAGGTGGTAAAGTAGCTTTTCTCTTTCCTGGTCTGGATGGACTCGCGGGCGGAGAGACAGACAGTGTAGCGGAATACTTTCAGTTGCCGCTGACAGCGACAACTACTGTCGGTAATGAAGGCGTCTGGGAATCAGCCGTACAATTGCTGGAGAAGAGTCATGTACTGGACACCGCCCTTAAACAACTGGGGGTATATCCGGATATGAATGCGGGACATAGTCTCGGGGAATGGCTGGCAGGCCGTTCTTCAGGACTGGCAGCAGAAAGTTCGGTGAGGATGTTATTACAGGAACTCAATCCGGCAGCATTCGAACAGAAGAACACCCGTTTTCTTGTCGTGGGATGCGGCTATGAACGCCTGGCTCCTATGCTGGAAAACATAGCAGATATTCATCTTTCCATGGATAATTGTCCGCAGCAGGTGATCCTCTGCGGTACCAATGAAGCCGTAGATCAGCTGATACCGGTACTCAGATCCGCACAACTGTTCCACCAGGTACTTCCTTTCCAGTCCGGCTTCCACTCGCCCTTTGTGGCAGGGAAGCTGGACATGTTACTTAAAGGCATCAGTCAGGTTGAATTCCGGGAAACGACCATTCCTTTGTGGTCAGCCACTACCCTCAGTACCTATCCGAATGATTTTGAAGCGATCCGGCAACTCAGCATAGATCATCTGATAAAACCGGTGCGTTTCCGGCAGTTGATCACGCAATTGTATGATGAGGGCGTCCGGGTATTCATACAGGCAGGATCAGGCGGTCTGACCGGCTTTGTGGATGATACGCTGAAAGGACAGTCATACAGCGCATTGTCTGCCAATATACCTACACGTACCGGATTAGCACAGCTGCAAAGGGTGCTGGCCGCCCTGTTCGTAGAAGGAAAAGCAGTAGACCTGTCTTTCCTGGGCATCAGCAATGTACAAACAAAAGCAGGCCCGAAAGGCACACCTGTTAAACTACAACTGGGTTCACCGATCGTAAAGAATATCGCGGCACTGGCGTCTCTGCGTCCCACGCATGCCAGAACAGCTGTACCTATAGCAACTACACCGGTCATGCAGTCATTCCTGGACAACTGTGAAGAGATCACCGCCATACAGGAGGAGATCATCGCCTTGTTTAACACAAGTGCGACCGTTCCAGATAAGCGGACGCCTGTGTCCAGGCAACTGGACATTTCCCTGGAGAATACACCTTATCTCATTGACCATGCTTTGCTCAGGCAGAAACCCGGCTGGCATTGCCCTGATGATATGGACCCTGTTATTCCCATGACGATGATCTTTGAACTATTTGCCGATATCGCTGCTGAACATGCAGCGGGTAATAAGGTAAAAAGCATCTCACAGATACAGGTATTCCAGTGGATGAATGTAGCCTCGCCTTTCAGAGAAATCGTAAAAGGAGAATGGCAGGACCCGCATACTATTTCCATGAGCATTGACAAATATGCCCAGGCACTGGTTACTGTGACAGACAGACAGGAGATTGCTCCTGCCCTGCATTTACACGCCGGCACACCACTCTCCATTAGCAGAACACCAGCTGAAATCTATGAGCAACATATGTTCCACGGACCTGCTTATCAGGGTATCCGGAAGATCATCACTGTTGGAGATAAAGGTATCACCGGTATTATTGAAAGCAGTTCAGGTAAAGGTTCCCTGCTGGATAACGCAGGACAGCTATTCGGGCTCTGGCTGCAACTGACATTGGAAAAAGACAGGATCGCATTCCCTGTGAAGATACAGGAGGTGCTCTTTTATGAAGATATGGAAGACCAGCAGGGCGTGTTTGAATGCACCTGTCAGCTGACCGAAATGACCGCAGATACGGCCACGGCAGACTTCATTCTCCGCAGAGATAACCGCACCTGGGCGATCATCAGGGGCTGGCAGAATGCCAGACTGGAAATAGATGAACCACTCTGGAAGGTATCCATGTCGCCGTTGCATAATAGTTTGTCGGAAGAAATCGCACCCGGCATCTTCCTCTTCCGTAACTCCTACCAGCGTGTCGTATCCTGGGACTTCATCATGAAGCGTTATTTCAACCAGGCAGAAAAGGCCGATTTAAGGGCCATGCTGCCCAATAAACGAAAGGAACGCATTATATCAAGGGTGGCAGCAAAAGACGCCGTAAGGGCCTTATTAAAGCAGGAAAAACAGGAAGCATACTACCCCATAGAATTCGAGATCAGGAATGATGCACTGGGAAAACCATTCCCCGAAGGGAGCATGACCAAAGACCTTCATATTTCACTCGCCCATAAAGACAAGGAAGCCGTTGGTATTGCCCGATCCGGCAGGCCGGCAGGTATTGACATAGAACTGATTGCTGAAAAGACGCATGGCTTTATTGAGCTATCCTTCCATCCGGAGGAACTGGCTTTACTACCTGCTACTGATAAAACGGAATGGATTATCCGTTGCTGGGTAGCAAAAGAGGCCTATGGTAAATATCTGGGGAAAGGGTTACAGGGCAATCCAAAGAAATACAAAATAGACAGCATCAGTGGAGAAACCTTAACAATCGGCGATATCACTGTTCAAACAATTAAACACAATAACTATATCATAGGATGGACGCTATAA